A genomic segment from Pseudomonas sp. S09G 359 encodes:
- the fetB gene encoding iron export ABC transporter permease subunit FetB, translating into MNYQNLTALDMGIAASLILINGALSLLLRLGLGRQLLWAAVRTVVQLLAIGYLLGWVFEFAYWYVVLPLMCAMTLIAGLSAAGRGRRTYRGQRVDSILSVWGSSWLVTAVGLFAVIRIHPWYEPQYAIPILGMILGNTLTGVSLGIERMTQELTSGRNTIEMILALGGSRWEAAQEAIRQAVRAGMIPTLNQMTVVGIVSLPGMMTGQVLAGESPVDAVRYQIVIMFLIAASSALGTVGAVLLTYRRLFSASHRFLRFRLEERA; encoded by the coding sequence ATGAACTATCAGAATCTCACAGCGCTGGACATGGGCATCGCCGCCTCGCTGATCCTGATCAACGGCGCGCTGTCACTGCTGTTGCGCCTGGGGTTGGGCCGCCAGTTGCTGTGGGCCGCGGTGCGCACCGTGGTGCAACTGTTGGCCATCGGGTATCTGTTGGGTTGGGTATTCGAGTTCGCCTACTGGTATGTGGTGTTGCCCTTGATGTGTGCGATGACCTTGATCGCCGGCCTGTCGGCGGCGGGGCGTGGGCGGCGCACGTACCGCGGGCAACGGGTCGACAGCATTCTGTCGGTGTGGGGCAGTTCGTGGCTGGTGACGGCGGTGGGGTTGTTTGCGGTGATTCGCATCCACCCGTGGTACGAGCCGCAGTATGCAATTCCGATCCTGGGGATGATCCTCGGCAATACCTTGACCGGAGTGTCGCTGGGGATTGAACGCATGACCCAGGAATTGACCTCGGGCCGCAACACCATCGAGATGATCCTGGCCCTCGGCGGCTCGCGCTGGGAGGCGGCGCAGGAGGCGATCCGCCAGGCGGTACGCGCCGGGATGATCCCGACGCTGAACCAGATGACCGTGGTCGGCATCGTCAGCCTGCCCGGCATGATGACCGGGCAGGTGCTGGCGGGGGAGAGCCCGGTGGACGCGGTGCGCTATCAGATCGTGATCATGTTCCTGATCGCCGCGTCATCGGCCCTGGGCACCGTAGGCGCGGTGTTGCTCACCTACCGGCGGTTGTTTTCCGCGAGCCATCGGTTCTTGCGTTTCAGGCTCGAAGAGCGCGCCTGA
- a CDS encoding ATP-binding cassette domain-containing protein, whose protein sequence is MSALIETRALTRMDERRQVLLLQPTDFSLNAADRVSITGSSGSGKSVFLRALALLDAPTSGQVVWNNQPIANAQIPHYRSHISYLSQRPALLEGTVEDNLRLPYSLKTLRQRRFDLAAVTTLLGHAGKAPDFLKKNAGDLSGGESQVVSLIRTLQLNPEVLLLDEPTAALDPTSSRDVEALIEAWYAGDPSRAYIWVSHDLDQAQRMSAIHLHMSAGVLSEATQA, encoded by the coding sequence ATGAGCGCACTGATCGAAACCCGCGCCCTCACGCGCATGGATGAGCGCCGCCAGGTGCTGTTGCTGCAGCCCACCGATTTCAGTTTGAACGCCGCCGACCGGGTGTCCATCACCGGCTCCTCCGGCTCCGGTAAAAGCGTGTTCCTGCGCGCCCTGGCCCTGCTGGATGCGCCCACTTCGGGGCAGGTGGTGTGGAATAACCAGCCCATCGCCAACGCGCAGATCCCGCACTACCGCAGCCATATCAGCTACCTGTCCCAGCGTCCGGCGCTGCTTGAGGGCACGGTGGAGGACAACCTGCGTTTGCCCTATAGCCTCAAGACCCTGCGCCAGCGCCGTTTTGATCTGGCGGCGGTCACCACGCTGCTGGGGCATGCGGGCAAGGCGCCGGACTTCCTAAAGAAAAACGCCGGTGACCTGTCGGGCGGTGAGTCCCAGGTGGTCTCGCTGATCCGCACCCTGCAGCTCAACCCCGAAGTGCTGTTGCTGGACGAACCCACCGCCGCCCTTGATCCCACCTCATCCCGGGATGTGGAAGCGCTGATCGAGGCGTGGTATGCCGGCGATCCCTCACGCGCCTATATCTGGGTATCCCATGACCTCGACCAGGCTCAACGCATGAGCGCCATCCACCTGCACATGAGTGCCGGTGTCTTGAGCGAGGCGACCCAGGCATGA
- a CDS encoding ABC transporter substrate-binding protein encodes MGMKHLFTALALGPLAMAGAQADQLSDILAKQSLSCGVYADVPPFSAPDPKTRELVGMDVDLCKALAKTMGVALELKPLSVEARIPEVKMGRVDVIFANLAYTKTRAEQIQFSDPYYIAKETLVVRAVNADQPKSFFKDKRISSTKGSTSEQSIRLAGATPVTFQDTGSAYMALQQNKVVGLVTNTMTALKLVNQAKAGGVELALAKEPMALEPIGAGMRRDEPAFLAKVNESLMAMEKAGEIDAIWDRWIGPNTEYKMVREDKVQSLSALKFEPLP; translated from the coding sequence ATGGGTATGAAGCATCTGTTCACTGCGCTGGCATTGGGTCCATTGGCGATGGCCGGCGCACAGGCCGACCAATTGAGCGACATCCTCGCCAAACAATCCCTGAGCTGCGGCGTATACGCCGACGTGCCGCCGTTCTCCGCGCCAGACCCGAAAACCCGCGAGCTGGTGGGCATGGACGTCGACCTGTGCAAGGCCCTGGCCAAGACCATGGGCGTGGCCCTGGAACTCAAGCCACTGTCGGTTGAAGCACGCATTCCGGAAGTGAAGATGGGCCGCGTCGACGTGATCTTCGCCAACCTGGCCTACACCAAGACCCGCGCCGAGCAGATCCAGTTCAGCGACCCGTACTACATAGCCAAGGAAACCCTGGTGGTGCGCGCAGTGAATGCCGACCAGCCGAAAAGCTTCTTCAAGGACAAGCGCATCAGCTCTACCAAGGGCTCCACCTCCGAGCAATCGATCCGCCTGGCCGGTGCCACCCCGGTGACCTTCCAGGACACCGGCTCGGCGTATATGGCCCTGCAGCAGAACAAGGTGGTGGGCCTGGTGACCAACACCATGACCGCCCTCAAGCTGGTCAACCAGGCCAAGGCTGGCGGTGTCGAACTGGCGCTGGCGAAAGAACCGATGGCCCTGGAACCGATCGGCGCAGGCATGCGCCGCGATGAGCCGGCGTTTCTGGCCAAGGTCAACGAGTCGCTGATGGCGATGGAAAAGGCCGGCGAAATCGACGCGATCTGGGATCGCTGGATCGGCCCGAACACCGAGTACAAGATGGTGCGTGAAGACAAGGTACAGAGCTTGAGCGCGTTGAAGTTCGAGCCGCTGCCGTAA
- a CDS encoding amino acid ABC transporter ATP-binding protein, translating into MIMFSKINKWYGEYQALTDITAEVQPGEVVVLCGPSGSGKSTLIRTVNRLEDIQNGQILFDGQDVHGTDAQINRLRSRVGFVFQSFNLFPHLSVLENITLAPNKLRNLKGAAAKTKAMELLDRVGLAHKAGAYPAQLSGGQQQRVAIARALAMEPPVMLFDEPTSALDPEMVGEVLSVMKGLAKDGMTMMCVTHEMNFAREVADTIWFMDAGQILEKSSPDAFFTQPSHPRAQRFIADLRAH; encoded by the coding sequence ATGATCATGTTTTCGAAAATCAATAAATGGTACGGCGAATACCAGGCCCTCACCGACATCACCGCCGAGGTACAACCCGGCGAAGTGGTGGTGCTGTGTGGCCCATCGGGCTCGGGCAAGTCGACGCTTATTCGCACGGTCAACCGCCTGGAAGACATCCAGAACGGCCAGATCCTGTTCGATGGCCAGGACGTGCACGGCACCGATGCGCAGATCAACCGCCTGCGCAGTCGCGTGGGGTTTGTGTTCCAGAGCTTCAACCTGTTCCCGCATCTGTCGGTGCTGGAAAACATCACCCTGGCCCCGAACAAACTGCGCAACCTTAAAGGCGCAGCCGCCAAAACCAAGGCGATGGAGCTGCTCGACCGCGTCGGCCTGGCCCACAAGGCCGGCGCCTACCCGGCACAGCTCTCCGGTGGCCAGCAACAACGCGTGGCGATTGCCCGGGCCTTGGCGATGGAACCGCCGGTGATGCTGTTCGACGAGCCCACCAGCGCCCTCGACCCGGAAATGGTCGGTGAAGTGCTGAGCGTGATGAAGGGGCTGGCCAAGGATGGCATGACCATGATGTGTGTGACCCACGAGATGAATTTCGCCCGTGAAGTGGCCGACACCATCTGGTTTATGGACGCGGGGCAGATTCTGGAAAAGAGCAGCCCCGACGCCTTCTTCACCCAGCCTTCGCACCCGCGAGCGCAACGCTTTATCGCCGACCTGCGGGCCCACTGA
- a CDS encoding amino acid ABC transporter permease, whose amino-acid sequence MFDIVEILQNNWTLFLIGQYPHGPLGGLASTLILAALALLLAFPFGLLLALARVSPWKGLYWVATVWVYVLRGIPLLMVIFWTYFLVPLLIGHNITGFMTMLCTLVIYQSAYLCEIIRGGIQALPSGQYEASRALGLGYVRTTLWVILPQALYNALPSLISQFISIIKETSLGYVINVQEVTFAANQVNNQLLTKPFQVFFILAIIYYLLCFGLTRLAGWVEQRIARKRLGDGGQTQPGAPLLVTDN is encoded by the coding sequence ATGTTCGATATCGTTGAAATCCTGCAGAACAACTGGACGCTGTTCCTCATCGGCCAATACCCCCATGGTCCCCTGGGCGGCCTCGCAAGCACCCTGATCCTGGCCGCGCTGGCGTTGCTGCTGGCATTCCCGTTCGGCTTGCTGCTGGCACTGGCGCGGGTGTCGCCGTGGAAGGGCCTGTACTGGGTCGCCACGGTGTGGGTCTACGTGCTGCGCGGCATCCCGTTGCTGATGGTGATCTTCTGGACCTACTTCCTGGTGCCCTTGCTGATCGGCCATAACATCACCGGCTTCATGACCATGCTCTGCACCCTGGTGATCTACCAGAGTGCCTACCTGTGCGAAATCATTCGCGGGGGTATCCAGGCGTTGCCCAGCGGTCAGTACGAAGCGTCCCGTGCCCTGGGCCTGGGTTATGTGCGCACCACGCTCTGGGTGATCTTGCCTCAGGCGCTGTACAACGCGCTGCCGAGCCTGATCAGCCAGTTTATTTCGATCATCAAGGAAACCTCCCTGGGCTACGTGATCAACGTGCAGGAAGTGACCTTTGCAGCCAACCAGGTCAACAACCAGTTGCTGACCAAGCCGTTCCAGGTGTTTTTCATCCTGGCGATCATCTACTACCTGCTGTGTTTCGGCCTGACTCGCCTGGCTGGCTGGGTAGAGCAACGCATTGCGCGCAAGCGCCTGGGCGACGGCGGGCAAACCCAGCCTGGCGCACCGTTGCTGGTCACCGATAATTGA
- a CDS encoding amino acid ABC transporter permease, whose translation MKQDFDLAAILQGEYAELIVKGIEMTLQLALFAWLLAMVLALTLVTVRLTGNTLADRLVAGYVSYHRNVPTLVQLMLWYFGVPTLLSENTQLWLASHNTEYLFSVIALGLCQAAYFCEDMRSGLRAIPAGQTEASRALGLGYVRSMRYVILPQGVRNCLPSLINHTVLLFKNTSLAMAIGVMELTYASREVENYTFRTFESYLVATVFYLVFSLLLMGAGALLARHYSKALAR comes from the coding sequence ATGAAGCAAGACTTCGATTTGGCCGCGATTCTGCAAGGCGAGTACGCCGAGCTGATCGTCAAGGGCATCGAAATGACCTTGCAGCTGGCGTTGTTCGCCTGGCTGCTGGCGATGGTGCTGGCGCTGACGCTGGTCACGGTGCGCCTGACCGGCAATACACTCGCCGACCGCCTGGTGGCGGGGTACGTGTCCTACCACCGCAATGTGCCGACCCTGGTGCAACTGATGTTGTGGTACTTCGGCGTGCCGACGCTGCTCAGCGAAAATACGCAACTGTGGCTGGCCAGCCACAACACCGAATACCTGTTCTCGGTGATCGCCCTGGGGTTGTGCCAGGCCGCGTACTTCTGTGAAGACATGCGCAGCGGCCTGCGCGCGATTCCCGCCGGGCAGACCGAAGCGTCGAGGGCGCTGGGCCTGGGGTATGTGCGTTCAATGCGTTACGTGATCCTGCCCCAAGGCGTGCGCAACTGCCTGCCGTCGCTGATCAACCACACCGTGCTGCTGTTCAAGAACACCAGCCTGGCGATGGCGATTGGCGTGATGGAACTGACGTACGCCAGCCGTGAAGTGGAGAACTACACCTTTCGCACCTTTGAGTCGTACCTGGTGGCCACGGTGTTCTACCTGGTGTTTTCCCTGCTGCTGATGGGCGCCGGCGCGTTGCTCGCCCGGCACTACAGCAAAGCCTTGGCGAGGTAG
- a CDS encoding SDR family oxidoreductase produces MPFSDYKTALVTGASSGIGAAVVERLCQEGVQVHALARSADKLQELAARTGCIAHAIDVTDLAGLTRLFAENTFDILVNNAGVDKPGSLLKADADGIDLLIDVNLRAVLHLARLALPGMVERDCGHIINISSIAAAYNFGGNSTYHATKAAVSMLSRQLRIDAFGKRVRVTEICPGRVATDIFAHVHGDSEETYKRFVEGFELPQAEDIANAIAFAIAAPIAVNIGHMEITPTLQVPGGLSTARPQDYQG; encoded by the coding sequence ATGCCATTTTCCGACTACAAAACCGCGCTGGTCACCGGGGCTTCCTCCGGCATCGGCGCCGCCGTTGTCGAGCGCCTGTGCCAGGAAGGCGTGCAGGTGCATGCCCTGGCTCGCAGTGCCGACAAGTTGCAGGAACTGGCAGCCAGGACCGGCTGTATCGCCCACGCCATCGACGTCACCGACCTCGCCGGGCTGACCCGGTTGTTCGCCGAAAATACCTTCGACATCCTGGTGAATAACGCCGGCGTCGACAAACCCGGCTCGCTGCTCAAGGCCGACGCCGACGGCATCGACCTGCTGATCGACGTCAACCTGCGCGCCGTGCTGCACCTGGCACGCCTGGCGCTGCCGGGCATGGTCGAGCGCGACTGCGGGCACATCATCAATATCAGCTCGATTGCTGCGGCCTACAACTTCGGTGGCAACTCGACGTACCACGCGACAAAGGCCGCGGTGAGCATGCTTTCGCGCCAGTTGCGCATCGATGCGTTCGGCAAGCGCGTGCGCGTCACCGAGATCTGCCCGGGGCGGGTCGCCACGGATATCTTCGCCCACGTGCACGGTGATTCCGAAGAGACCTACAAGCGCTTCGTCGAAGGCTTTGAGTTGCCCCAGGCCGAAGACATCGCCAACGCCATCGCTTTTGCGATTGCCGCGCCGATTGCGGTGAACATCGGGCATATGGAAATCACCCCGACCTTGCAAGTGCCGGGTGGGCTCTCCACCGCACGGCCTCAGGACTACCAAGGCTGA
- a CDS encoding LamB/YcsF family protein has protein sequence MKIDLNADLGEGFGPWRMGEDEALMSLISSANVACGYHAGDPLIMDTTVRLAKAGGIDLGAHVGFPDLMGFGRRQMNIEIKELATYVIYQLGALAGIAAVNGHRLTHMSFHGALGNMAAADAALAEPLVRAVAAFDPTLIISSSSSRAIEGAAEKCGLRVATTFLADRAYDDDCLLVPRKVEGSVIKQPAAVLHRVRQLLQEGTVTALSGKVLRVPAHSILLHGDTPGAVELARTIRAEIQRMGGCITPISQLLAAS, from the coding sequence ATGAAGATCGACTTGAACGCCGACCTCGGCGAAGGCTTCGGCCCGTGGCGCATGGGCGAGGATGAAGCGCTGATGAGCCTGATCTCATCGGCCAACGTCGCCTGCGGTTATCACGCCGGCGACCCGCTGATCATGGACACCACGGTGCGCCTGGCCAAGGCTGGCGGCATCGACCTGGGGGCCCATGTGGGTTTCCCGGACCTGATGGGCTTTGGCCGGCGCCAGATGAATATCGAGATCAAGGAGCTGGCCACCTATGTGATCTACCAGCTCGGCGCCCTGGCCGGTATCGCAGCGGTCAATGGCCATCGCCTGACCCACATGAGCTTCCACGGCGCCCTGGGCAACATGGCCGCCGCCGATGCCGCGCTGGCCGAGCCGTTGGTGCGGGCGGTGGCGGCGTTCGACCCGACGCTGATCATCAGTTCGTCCAGCAGCCGTGCCATCGAAGGCGCGGCGGAAAAATGCGGCCTGCGCGTGGCCACCACCTTCCTCGCCGACCGCGCCTATGACGATGACTGCCTGCTGGTGCCGCGCAAGGTCGAAGGCTCGGTGATCAAGCAGCCGGCAGCCGTGCTGCACAGGGTGCGGCAGTTGCTGCAGGAGGGCACAGTGACGGCGCTGAGCGGCAAGGTGCTGCGGGTGCCGGCCCATTCGATCCTGCTGCACGGCGACACGCCGGGTGCGGTGGAACTGGCGCGCACGATCCGCGCGGAAATCCAGCGCATGGGCGGGTGTATAACCCCGATTTCACAGCTGCTGGCCGCGTCATAA
- a CDS encoding biotin-dependent carboxyltransferase family protein — protein MIEILSATALATVQDFGRFGSLGYGVGTSGAMDHLALALGNLLLGNPEDAAAIEIPLFPFEVRLVQDCAFAVTGAACDATLDGQPLPPNWVCQGREGQVLNLGYPTSGSRAYLCLAGGVDVPAVLGSRSTQLRGEFGGLHGRALQQGDRLGALRPGISPLPLDFGVLAPSLALPLHVDGVPAMRVLPAAEYARFQQTSRAAFWAGEWKITTQSNRYGYRMEGQPLLPIAPMEIRSHGIVPGVIQVPHGGQPIIQMRDAQPSGGYPKFGSVIEADLWRLGQAPIGGKVRFIECSYAEAVEALETNRRYLREVGRLVDLHREGVKV, from the coding sequence ATGATCGAGATTCTATCGGCCACCGCCCTGGCCACCGTGCAGGACTTCGGCCGCTTCGGCAGCCTCGGTTACGGCGTGGGTACCTCGGGTGCCATGGACCACCTGGCCCTGGCCCTGGGCAACCTGCTGCTGGGCAACCCCGAAGACGCCGCCGCGATTGAGATACCGCTGTTTCCGTTCGAGGTGCGCCTGGTCCAGGACTGTGCCTTTGCCGTGACCGGCGCCGCCTGCGATGCCACGTTGGATGGCCAGCCACTGCCGCCGAACTGGGTGTGCCAGGGCCGTGAAGGCCAGGTGTTGAACCTGGGTTACCCAACGTCCGGCAGCCGCGCCTACCTGTGTTTGGCCGGTGGTGTGGATGTGCCGGCTGTGCTGGGCTCGCGCAGCACCCAATTGCGCGGCGAGTTCGGTGGCCTGCACGGCCGCGCGCTGCAACAGGGTGATCGGCTGGGGGCGCTGCGCCCGGGCATCAGCCCGTTACCGCTGGACTTTGGGGTGTTGGCCCCGAGCTTGGCGCTGCCGCTGCACGTCGACGGGGTGCCCGCCATGCGCGTGCTGCCCGCCGCCGAATACGCGCGTTTTCAACAGACCTCCCGCGCCGCGTTCTGGGCCGGTGAATGGAAGATCACCACCCAGAGCAACCGCTACGGCTATCGCATGGAAGGCCAGCCGTTGCTGCCTATCGCGCCAATGGAAATCCGCTCCCACGGCATCGTGCCGGGCGTGATCCAGGTGCCCCATGGCGGGCAGCCGATCATCCAGATGCGCGACGCCCAGCCCAGTGGCGGCTACCCCAAGTTCGGTAGCGTAATCGAGGCGGATTTGTGGCGGCTCGGCCAGGCGCCGATTGGCGGCAAGGTGCGCTTTATCGAGTGCAGTTACGCCGAGGCCGTCGAGGCCCTGGAAACCAATCGACGTTACCTGCGCGAGGTCGGCCGCTTGGTGGACCTGCACCGTGAAGGAGTAAAAGTATGA
- the pxpB gene encoding 5-oxoprolinase subunit PxpB produces MSTAPSISLLGSSALLFEAPGELDLAPQQRIWSLALQAGEWPEIHEAVPGMNNLMLTFLQPPRELNALCERLLHAWESSEPLPLEGRIVELPVVYGGEFGPHMADVIAHTGLDIETIANLHCEPLYPVYALGSHPGYCYLGGMDPRLATPRRQVPVLDIGAGSVSIGGVQTGVSASAGPSGWNTIGRTEMAFFDPAQTPPAILRPGDFLRLRIERIIR; encoded by the coding sequence ATGAGCACCGCACCTTCCATCAGCCTGCTGGGTTCCAGCGCCTTGCTCTTCGAAGCGCCGGGCGAGCTGGACCTGGCCCCGCAGCAGCGCATCTGGAGCCTGGCCCTGCAAGCCGGTGAGTGGCCGGAAATCCACGAAGCCGTGCCCGGCATGAACAACCTGATGCTCACGTTTCTCCAACCGCCGCGCGAATTGAATGCACTGTGCGAGCGCCTGCTGCACGCCTGGGAGAGCAGCGAACCGTTGCCCCTGGAAGGGCGCATCGTCGAGTTGCCGGTGGTCTACGGCGGTGAATTCGGCCCGCACATGGCCGATGTGATCGCCCACACCGGGCTGGACATCGAAACCATCGCCAACCTGCATTGCGAACCGTTGTACCCGGTGTACGCCCTGGGCAGCCACCCGGGTTACTGCTACCTCGGCGGCATGGACCCACGCCTGGCCACGCCACGGCGCCAGGTGCCGGTGCTGGATATCGGCGCGGGCTCGGTGTCCATCGGCGGCGTGCAAACCGGCGTCTCCGCGTCTGCCGGCCCCAGCGGCTGGAACACTATCGGCCGTACCGAAATGGCGTTTTTCGACCCTGCCCAAACCCCGCCGGCGATCTTGCGGCCGGGTGATTTCCTGCGCTTGCGCATCGAGAGGATCATTCGATGA
- the accC gene encoding acetyl-CoA carboxylase biotin carboxylase subunit, with the protein MFDKVLIANRGEIALRIQRACHGLGIKTVAVHSEADRHAQYVHNADESLCIGPAAPGLSYLNQSALLFAAKVTGAQAIHPGYGFLSENAGFAERIEATGLTFIGPSAACIRTMGDKVAAKRAMREAGVPCVPGPDSTMPTDDASILAIAADIGYPVIVKAAGGGGGRGMRVVQAEAELLAAIGLTREEARLAFGNPELYIEKFLGHPRHVEIQVLCDAHGHAIWLGCRDCSLQRRHQKVLEEAPAPGIDPALIAQVGERCAEACRQIGYRGVGTFEFLYEDGEFFFIEMNTRLQVEHPVTEMTTGIDIVQQQLRMARGEVLSLRQEDVQLNGHSLECRINAEDPLTFMPTPGLIQRWEVPGGFGVRVDSHVTTGYRVPPYYDSMVAKVITHGATREEAMARMRLALSEMIVDGISTNIPLHRDILDDPAFCAGGVDIHHLERWLQQRSPA; encoded by the coding sequence ATGTTCGACAAAGTGCTGATCGCCAACCGTGGCGAAATCGCCCTGCGCATTCAGCGTGCCTGCCATGGCCTGGGCATCAAGACCGTGGCGGTGCACTCCGAAGCGGACCGCCACGCGCAATACGTACACAATGCCGACGAGTCGCTGTGCATCGGCCCGGCCGCGCCTGGGCTGAGCTACCTCAACCAGAGCGCGTTGCTGTTTGCCGCCAAGGTCACGGGGGCCCAGGCGATTCACCCCGGCTATGGCTTCCTCTCGGAAAACGCCGGCTTTGCCGAACGCATCGAGGCCACCGGCCTGACCTTTATCGGCCCCAGCGCGGCGTGCATCCGAACCATGGGTGACAAGGTGGCGGCCAAGCGCGCCATGCGCGAAGCCGGCGTGCCCTGTGTGCCCGGGCCGGATTCGACGATGCCCACCGACGACGCGAGCATCCTCGCCATCGCTGCCGACATCGGCTACCCGGTGATCGTCAAGGCCGCTGGTGGCGGCGGTGGCCGTGGCATGCGCGTGGTGCAGGCCGAGGCCGAGTTGCTCGCCGCTATTGGTCTTACCCGTGAAGAGGCGCGGCTGGCGTTCGGCAACCCGGAACTGTACATCGAGAAATTCCTCGGTCACCCCCGGCACGTGGAAATCCAGGTGTTGTGTGATGCCCATGGCCATGCCATCTGGCTCGGTTGCCGTGATTGCTCGCTGCAACGCCGCCACCAGAAAGTGCTCGAGGAAGCCCCCGCACCCGGTATCGATCCTGCGCTGATCGCCCAGGTCGGTGAACGCTGCGCCGAGGCCTGCCGGCAGATCGGTTATCGCGGCGTCGGTACGTTCGAGTTTCTGTATGAGGACGGCGAGTTCTTTTTCATCGAGATGAACACCCGTTTGCAGGTGGAGCACCCGGTCACCGAGATGACCACCGGCATCGATATCGTCCAGCAGCAGCTGCGCATGGCGCGCGGTGAAGTGCTGAGCCTGCGTCAAGAGGACGTGCAGCTCAACGGCCACTCCCTGGAATGCCGCATCAACGCCGAAGACCCGCTCACCTTCATGCCCACGCCTGGGTTGATCCAGCGCTGGGAAGTGCCCGGCGGCTTTGGCGTGCGGGTTGATTCCCATGTGACCACCGGCTATCGCGTGCCGCCGTATTACGACTCGATGGTGGCCAAGGTCATCACCCATGGCGCCACCCGCGAAGAGGCCATGGCGCGCATGCGCCTGGCCCTCAGCGAAATGATCGTGGACGGCATCAGCACCAATATCCCCTTGCACCGCGACATTCTTGACGACCCGGCTTTCTGCGCCGGCGGTGTCGATATTCATCACCTGGAGCGCTGGTTGCAGCAAAGGAGCCCCGCATGA
- a CDS encoding biotin/lipoyl-containing protein, with amino-acid sequence MDSARIKGLMDLLAESDLLELSLTEGDSTLRLFKQPGQAVISVTPSVVAAPKATPAATAIEIKASLYGVLHLTPAVGEAPFVTVGQAIEAGQTVAVIEAMKMFHPVKAKAAGQVLEILAQSGVEVEAGQALFRLG; translated from the coding sequence ATGGATTCAGCACGTATCAAGGGGTTGATGGATTTGCTCGCCGAATCCGATCTGCTGGAGCTGAGCCTCACCGAAGGCGACAGCACGTTGCGGCTGTTCAAGCAGCCGGGGCAGGCGGTAATCAGCGTCACACCGAGCGTGGTTGCCGCGCCCAAAGCCACGCCGGCGGCCACCGCCATTGAGATCAAGGCCAGCCTCTACGGCGTGCTGCACCTGACGCCCGCCGTCGGTGAAGCGCCGTTCGTGACCGTGGGCCAGGCCATCGAAGCCGGCCAGACCGTGGCGGTGATCGAGGCGATGAAAATGTTCCACCCGGTCAAGGCCAAGGCTGCAGGCCAGGTCCTTGAGATCCTGGCCCAGAGCGGGGTTGAAGTCGAAGCCGGCCAGGCTTTGTTCCGACTCGGTTGA
- the nac gene encoding nitrogen assimilation transcriptional regulator NAC: protein MNLRRLKYFVKLVDIGSMTQAADVLHVAQPALSQQLATLEAELQQQLLIRTKRGVTPTEAGKVLYGHAQIILRQCEQAQSDINATGHALSGQVSVGLAPGTAASTLSLPLLRTVRERHPGILLYLNENFGTTLSELIMNGRMDMAVLYGGREVHGLSFVSLLREPLYLVSADPAIASREDIPLAELADMDMLLPRPYNVMRRLVDEAFLRIGLGVRVVAEIESSTTLTAAVADHFGSTILPESSARVMAADPAVHLCRIVEPEVEAPLALCLSGHLPLSVPAQAVKAILLELVAQMRGSAS, encoded by the coding sequence TTGAACCTGCGCCGATTGAAGTATTTCGTGAAACTGGTCGACATCGGCAGCATGACCCAGGCCGCCGACGTCCTGCATGTGGCGCAGCCCGCGCTGAGCCAACAACTGGCCACCCTGGAAGCGGAGTTGCAGCAGCAGTTGCTGATCCGCACCAAGCGTGGCGTCACGCCGACCGAGGCGGGCAAGGTGCTGTACGGCCATGCGCAGATCATCCTGCGCCAGTGCGAGCAGGCGCAGAGTGATATCAATGCCACCGGGCATGCCTTGTCCGGGCAGGTGTCGGTGGGCCTGGCGCCGGGGACGGCGGCGTCGACCTTGTCGCTGCCGCTGCTGCGCACGGTGCGCGAGCGCCATCCCGGCATCCTGCTGTACCTCAATGAAAACTTCGGCACCACCCTCAGCGAGCTGATCATGAACGGCCGCATGGACATGGCGGTGCTCTATGGTGGGCGCGAGGTGCACGGCTTGAGTTTTGTCTCGCTGCTGCGCGAGCCGCTGTACCTGGTGAGTGCCGACCCGGCCATCGCCAGCCGAGAAGACATTCCCCTGGCCGAGCTGGCCGACATGGACATGCTGCTGCCGCGTCCCTACAACGTGATGCGCCGCTTGGTGGACGAAGCGTTCCTGCGTATCGGCCTCGGCGTGCGGGTGGTGGCCGAGATTGAATCCTCCACAACCCTCACCGCCGCCGTGGCCGATCACTTTGGTTCGACCATCTTGCCGGAGTCGTCCGCGCGGGTGATGGCGGCGGACCCTGCGGTGCATCTGTGCCGCATCGTCGAGCCCGAAGTCGAGGCGCCCTTGGCCTTGTGCCTGTCCGGGCATCTGCCGTTGTCGGTACCGGCCCAGGCGGTCAAGGCGATCCTGCTGGAGCTGGTGGCGCAGATGCGTGGCAGCGCGTCATAA